One genomic region from Amycolatopsis sp. FBCC-B4732 encodes:
- a CDS encoding aldehyde dehydrogenase, whose amino-acid sequence MTLHRELFIDGKEVPAEGGRTTEDTSPYTGEVYATVAAGRPADVARAVEAAHRAFPGWAATAPSARRTIFLKAAELLDARAADAVTLMAGEVGGAAPWARFNAGLAANILREAAAAITQPLGEVLTTDTPGQLSLAVREPAGVVAAFSPWNAPLILGVRSIAVPLAVGNTVVLKPSEDAPIASGLFLADLLRDAGLPPGVLNVVTNAREDAAEVAQALIADGRVRIVNFTGSTSVGRIIGTTAAQHLKPAVLELGGKNALLVLDDADLGYAVDAAAFGAFHNAGQICMSTDRILVHRSIAEEFTAKLAAKVGALPHGDPADPATVVGPAIDARGARHVEELVAEAVSQGARVRTGGRPATGALYAPTVLDHVTADMRIFREEIFGPAVTVLAVDSDDEAVEIANDTEYGLTTGVITENAGRGLALARRLRTGIAHVGNQTIDDEAQAPFGGVKSTGYGRFGGRWGVEAFTDTRWITVAGQHNHFPF is encoded by the coding sequence ATGACCCTGCACCGCGAACTGTTCATCGACGGCAAGGAGGTGCCCGCCGAAGGCGGGCGCACCACCGAGGACACCAGCCCCTACACCGGCGAGGTGTACGCGACCGTGGCCGCCGGGCGGCCCGCCGACGTCGCCCGTGCCGTCGAGGCCGCGCACCGCGCGTTCCCCGGCTGGGCGGCCACCGCACCGTCGGCAAGGCGCACGATCTTCTTGAAGGCGGCCGAACTCCTCGACGCGCGCGCCGCCGACGCCGTCACCCTGATGGCCGGCGAAGTCGGCGGCGCCGCTCCCTGGGCGCGGTTCAACGCCGGGCTGGCCGCGAACATCCTGCGCGAGGCCGCGGCCGCGATCACCCAGCCGCTGGGCGAAGTGCTGACCACCGACACGCCCGGACAGCTGTCCCTGGCCGTGCGAGAGCCCGCCGGGGTGGTCGCGGCGTTCTCGCCGTGGAACGCGCCGCTGATCCTGGGTGTGCGGTCGATCGCGGTGCCGCTGGCGGTGGGCAACACCGTCGTGCTGAAGCCGAGTGAGGACGCGCCGATCGCGAGCGGGCTGTTCCTCGCCGACCTCCTGCGCGACGCCGGGCTGCCGCCGGGCGTGCTCAACGTCGTCACCAACGCCCGCGAGGACGCCGCCGAAGTCGCGCAGGCGCTGATCGCCGACGGCCGCGTCCGGATCGTCAACTTCACCGGCTCGACGAGCGTCGGCCGGATCATCGGCACGACCGCGGCGCAGCACCTCAAGCCGGCCGTGCTGGAACTGGGCGGCAAGAACGCGCTGCTGGTGCTCGACGACGCCGACCTGGGCTACGCCGTGGACGCGGCCGCATTCGGCGCTTTCCACAACGCCGGCCAGATCTGCATGTCCACCGACCGGATCCTGGTGCACCGCTCGATCGCCGAAGAGTTCACGGCGAAGCTGGCCGCGAAGGTCGGCGCGCTCCCGCACGGCGATCCCGCGGACCCGGCGACGGTCGTCGGCCCTGCGATCGACGCCCGCGGCGCCCGGCACGTCGAAGAACTGGTGGCGGAAGCGGTTTCCCAGGGCGCCCGCGTCCGCACCGGCGGCCGTCCGGCGACCGGCGCGCTGTACGCCCCGACGGTGCTGGACCACGTCACCGCGGACATGCGGATCTTCCGCGAGGAGATCTTCGGCCCGGCCGTCACGGTGCTCGCGGTCGACAGCGACGACGAGGCGGTCGAGATCGCCAACGACACCGAATACGGGCTCACGACCGGCGTCATCACGGAGAACGCGGGCCGCGGGCTGGCGCTGGCGCGGCGGCTGCGCACCGGGATCGCCCACGTCGGCAACCAGACGATCGACGACGAAGCGCAGGCCCCGTTCGGCGGCGTGAAGTCCACCGGCTACGGGCGCTTCGGCGGCCGGTGGGGCGTCGAAGCCTTCACCGACACGCGGTGGATCACGGTGGCCGGGCAGCACAACCACTTCCCGTTCTAG
- a CDS encoding DUF6461 domain-containing protein produces the protein MGENFAAAVAAAVPVVRAVLPPAPAAALGRLALEPPPRFPDWPEAEVVRSLRSVPSWVIERVHGAVELTLASLTIPAPAVTGELTPPQSGSFGFLSSDSEAEAVREARLLIQFRPDLIDLIADLTAAVTADEALAPFLTAEGDEAAIAAAHGAAHLSIALVTTAIAAREAGQPGIAAIVGIALGVAAGRLRATPMPAGYAEAVREKERAEYRLPRSGTTFVDVRDHVFALTEGAFPAFGDFAENGLAEAAAGGVVIRAGTEAGSVRVGVRVLAEPPAEAETHGWEEVVDLSWRAEHGGAALAPSAGVGVTTPPWPGEYRVRVHAYGRDDPEEESYDVWVWAAPAEPPRVHARADRLGHRLRGEPEPALVDRPEVRYRWIRRSNLAVAATVTVVTGLPAAEVVRGFGADPDRPEALAELRPAYADPWLTALDLGGVVLVIEENGYLGSHEEVLTAVSRTGRAASMFWNVNAVTRLSFARGGEVLASFEPGLGEPAADPEVTAALAGLDLADYRDLDEKGLVAVERFTGRGLHAEDLEDIERAGVAYRIPG, from the coding sequence ATGGGGGAGAACTTCGCGGCCGCCGTGGCCGCTGCCGTGCCCGTCGTCCGAGCCGTCCTCCCGCCCGCCCCGGCCGCGGCGCTGGGCCGGCTGGCGCTCGAACCGCCACCGCGGTTCCCGGACTGGCCCGAAGCCGAGGTCGTGCGCTCGCTGCGGTCCGTGCCGTCGTGGGTCATCGAGCGCGTGCACGGGGCGGTCGAACTGACGCTGGCGTCGCTGACGATCCCGGCGCCCGCGGTCACCGGGGAACTCACCCCGCCGCAGTCCGGCTCGTTCGGCTTCCTCTCAAGCGACAGCGAAGCGGAAGCGGTGCGGGAAGCGCGGCTGCTGATCCAGTTCCGGCCCGACCTGATCGACCTCATAGCGGACCTGACCGCGGCCGTCACGGCCGACGAAGCCCTCGCGCCGTTCCTGACCGCCGAAGGCGACGAAGCGGCGATCGCGGCCGCACACGGCGCTGCCCACCTTTCGATCGCGCTGGTGACGACGGCGATCGCGGCGCGCGAGGCCGGGCAGCCCGGGATCGCGGCCATCGTGGGGATCGCGCTCGGCGTGGCGGCCGGGCGGCTCCGCGCGACGCCGATGCCCGCCGGGTACGCCGAAGCCGTCCGCGAGAAGGAACGCGCCGAGTACCGGCTGCCCCGGTCCGGGACCACGTTCGTGGACGTCCGCGACCACGTGTTCGCCTTGACCGAAGGCGCTTTCCCGGCGTTCGGCGACTTCGCCGAGAACGGCCTGGCGGAAGCCGCCGCCGGAGGCGTGGTGATCCGCGCCGGCACGGAGGCGGGCTCGGTGCGCGTCGGCGTCCGCGTGCTCGCCGAGCCGCCCGCCGAAGCGGAGACGCACGGCTGGGAAGAGGTCGTGGACCTGTCCTGGCGCGCGGAGCACGGCGGGGCGGCGCTGGCGCCGTCGGCGGGGGTGGGCGTGACGACGCCGCCGTGGCCCGGCGAGTACCGCGTCCGCGTGCACGCCTACGGCCGCGACGACCCGGAGGAGGAGAGCTACGACGTCTGGGTCTGGGCGGCGCCCGCGGAACCGCCCCGGGTGCACGCCCGCGCGGACCGCCTCGGCCACCGCCTGCGCGGCGAGCCCGAACCGGCGCTCGTGGACCGGCCGGAGGTGCGCTACCGCTGGATCCGGCGCTCCAACCTGGCGGTGGCGGCGACGGTCACGGTGGTCACCGGCCTGCCCGCCGCCGAGGTGGTGCGCGGCTTCGGCGCGGACCCGGACCGACCGGAGGCCTTGGCCGAGCTGAGGCCGGCGTACGCCGACCCGTGGCTGACGGCGCTGGACCTCGGCGGCGTCGTGCTGGTGATCGAGGAGAACGGCTACCTCGGTTCGCACGAAGAGGTCCTGACGGCGGTGTCGAGGACGGGCCGGGCGGCGAGCATGTTCTGGAACGTCAACGCGGTGACGAGACTGTCCTTCGCCCGCGGCGGCGAGGTGCTGGCGTCGTTCGAGCCGGGACTGGGGGAGCCGGCCGCCGACCCGGAGGTGACGGCGGCGCTCGCGGGCCTCGACCTGGCGGACTACCGCGACCTCGACGAGAAGGGCCTCGTGGCGGTGGAGCGGTTCACCGGCCGCGGACTCCACGCCGAAGACCTGGAGGACATCGAGCGGGCCGGGGTGGCGTACCGGATCCCGGGATAG
- a CDS encoding GNAT family N-acetyltransferase, with translation MENGTTDRAARAWIGAMALFAGTQPGGSFREGAAGTAELVSGAPMPLLNGVISVAAEPDPAEIAEFAESPRLAGAAWSVQVRGERVDDRIVATAAAHGLNQRSLLPFMVKDIDAGHGTDPDGLEVRPVSGVDSDSYRTTMAAGYEGPDALFAVFARPSVLDHPTMRGYVAELDGTPVATSFGVLVGDMVGVFNIGVPPRYRRRGYGRAATAAVLREAHTVGARTAFLHASPLGVPLYADMGFAHAENWSLFTA, from the coding sequence ATGGAAAACGGCACGACCGACCGGGCCGCACGGGCCTGGATCGGCGCCATGGCGCTGTTCGCCGGGACCCAGCCGGGCGGCTCCTTCCGCGAGGGCGCGGCAGGGACCGCCGAGCTGGTTTCGGGGGCGCCGATGCCCCTGCTCAACGGCGTCATCAGCGTCGCCGCCGAACCGGACCCGGCCGAAATCGCCGAATTCGCGGAATCACCGCGGCTGGCGGGCGCGGCGTGGAGCGTCCAGGTGCGCGGCGAGCGGGTCGACGACCGGATCGTCGCCACCGCGGCCGCCCACGGCCTGAACCAGCGGTCGCTGCTGCCCTTCATGGTGAAGGACATCGACGCCGGCCACGGCACCGATCCCGACGGCCTCGAGGTCCGGCCCGTGTCCGGTGTGGACAGTGACAGCTACCGGACCACGATGGCCGCCGGGTACGAAGGCCCGGACGCGCTGTTCGCCGTCTTCGCCCGGCCGTCGGTGCTCGACCACCCGACCATGCGCGGCTACGTCGCCGAGCTCGACGGCACCCCGGTGGCGACGTCGTTCGGCGTGCTGGTGGGTGACATGGTGGGCGTGTTCAACATCGGCGTCCCGCCCCGCTACCGCCGCCGCGGCTACGGCCGGGCCGCGACCGCCGCCGTGCTGCGCGAGGCGCACACCGTCGGCGCGCGGACGGCGTTCCTGCACGCCAGCCCGCTGGGCGTGCCCCTCTACGCGGACATGGGCTTCGCCCACGCCGAGAACTGGTCGTTGTTCACCGCATGA
- a CDS encoding ABATE domain-containing protein: MEHTFPCGHLALDFAGTLKARRTAVPREALRTPRDLDAWFTGSGVADRAPGCGPADLAAAVALREAGYALVRARLLGEPGPTAAIGVLNAAAARPPAVPRLGRRGRTVSATPEQALSTVARAAVDLLGGPEAELLRECGRPECTQVYLDTSRGARREWCAMATCGNKMKALAHRARQRGNPPLSPARLGA; this comes from the coding sequence ATGGAGCACACGTTCCCCTGCGGCCACCTCGCGCTCGACTTCGCGGGCACGCTGAAAGCGCGGCGCACCGCCGTGCCGCGGGAAGCGCTGCGCACGCCCCGCGACCTGGACGCCTGGTTCACCGGGTCCGGCGTCGCCGATCGCGCCCCGGGCTGCGGTCCCGCCGACCTCGCCGCCGCGGTCGCCCTGCGCGAGGCCGGCTACGCCCTGGTCCGCGCCCGTCTCCTCGGCGAACCCGGCCCCACCGCCGCGATCGGGGTGCTCAACGCGGCGGCGGCGCGGCCACCCGCCGTCCCGCGGCTGGGCCGGCGCGGACGGACGGTGTCGGCGACGCCGGAGCAGGCGCTGTCCACCGTGGCCCGCGCCGCCGTCGACCTCCTCGGCGGCCCGGAAGCCGAGCTGCTGCGGGAGTGCGGCCGTCCCGAGTGCACCCAGGTCTACCTGGACACTTCGCGCGGCGCGCGCCGCGAGTGGTGCGCGATGGCCACCTGCGGCAACAAGATGAAGGCGCTGGCCCACCGCGCCCGGCAGCGCGGCAACCCGCCGTTGAGCCCGGCGCGCCTGGGTGCGTAG
- a CDS encoding carboxymuconolactone decarboxylase family protein, translating to METRLDLFTTETGARLGKRFAALGQVIERSPLPAATRELVSLRASQINGCGWCIDMHTKEAAAAGETAVRLNLVAAWRESTVFTEAERVALAVAEEGTRLADACEGVSDETWARMREHYDDEQAAALVALVALINAANRLAVLVHQKGGSYEPGMFAAFGE from the coding sequence ATGGAAACCCGCCTCGACCTGTTCACCACCGAAACCGGCGCCCGGCTCGGCAAGCGGTTCGCCGCGCTCGGCCAGGTGATCGAGCGGTCGCCGCTGCCGGCGGCCACCCGGGAGCTGGTCAGCCTCCGGGCCAGCCAGATCAACGGGTGCGGCTGGTGCATCGACATGCACACCAAGGAAGCGGCCGCCGCGGGGGAGACGGCCGTCCGGCTCAACCTGGTCGCCGCGTGGCGGGAGTCGACCGTGTTCACCGAAGCCGAGCGGGTCGCGCTCGCCGTGGCCGAGGAGGGCACCCGCCTCGCGGACGCCTGCGAAGGCGTGTCCGACGAAACCTGGGCGCGGATGCGCGAGCACTACGACGACGAGCAGGCCGCCGCGCTGGTCGCGTTGGTCGCCCTGATCAACGCGGCCAACCGGCTGGCCGTGCTCGTGCACCAGAAGGGCGGGTCCTACGAACCGGGGATGTTCGCCGCGTTCGGTGAGTGA
- a CDS encoding MDR family MFS transporter, producing MSVDIPARPAVRPAMAALFLAVLLAALDQTIVATALPKIAADLGGFRDIAWITASYLLASTAATPLWGKLGDMLGRKRLYLVATAAFLLASALCGLAQDLPQLVAARALQGLAGGGMIVLTFALVGDIVEPAERGRYQGRFGSVYGVASIAGPLLGGLFTDHLSWRWAFLVNVPVGLVAVVLAARALPDPARKKSTARIDYPGALLLAGAATALVLITSFGPRWGWTAPGTLVLVVAAIALVALVIPVERRAAAPVLPPAMFASRTVVVAALVGFIANVAMFSVLVYLPTYLQVVDGVSATLSGVHLLPLVLGLVVSQSFAGRWVADPARVRPVLVTGLALNVAGLLLLSTLAPGTAPLAVLGYFLVTGIGIGMVPMVALTAAQNAVPSADIGAASAVVTFARSIGAAFGVAVFGTLLGDDVAGHIGGAFLAIVPVVVVGTVLATLLKRHSPNAANIPGS from the coding sequence ATGAGCGTCGACATCCCCGCCAGACCCGCGGTGCGCCCGGCCATGGCGGCCCTCTTCCTCGCCGTCCTGCTGGCCGCGCTGGACCAGACCATCGTGGCCACCGCCCTGCCCAAGATCGCCGCCGATCTCGGCGGGTTCCGCGACATCGCCTGGATCACCGCGTCCTACCTGCTCGCCTCGACCGCCGCCACGCCGCTGTGGGGCAAGCTCGGCGACATGCTCGGGCGCAAGCGCCTGTACCTCGTCGCCACGGCGGCGTTCCTGCTCGCCTCTGCGCTCTGCGGCCTCGCCCAGGACCTGCCGCAGCTCGTCGCCGCCCGCGCCCTGCAGGGCCTCGCGGGCGGCGGGATGATCGTCTTGACCTTCGCGCTCGTCGGCGACATCGTCGAGCCCGCCGAACGCGGCCGGTACCAGGGCCGGTTCGGCTCGGTCTACGGCGTCGCCAGCATCGCCGGCCCGCTGCTGGGCGGCCTGTTCACCGACCACCTCTCGTGGCGGTGGGCGTTCCTGGTCAACGTGCCGGTCGGGCTGGTGGCCGTGGTCCTCGCCGCGCGCGCCCTGCCCGACCCCGCGCGGAAGAAGTCCACGGCCCGCATCGACTACCCCGGCGCGCTGCTGCTGGCCGGCGCGGCCACCGCGCTGGTCCTCATCACCTCCTTCGGGCCCCGGTGGGGCTGGACCGCGCCGGGCACCCTGGTGCTCGTCGTCGCGGCGATCGCCTTGGTGGCCCTGGTGATCCCGGTCGAACGCCGGGCCGCGGCCCCGGTGCTGCCGCCGGCGATGTTCGCCTCGCGGACGGTCGTCGTCGCCGCACTCGTCGGGTTCATCGCCAACGTCGCGATGTTCAGCGTCCTGGTGTACCTGCCGACGTACCTGCAGGTCGTCGACGGCGTGTCGGCGACCCTGTCCGGCGTGCACCTGCTGCCGCTGGTGCTCGGGCTGGTCGTCAGCCAGTCCTTCGCCGGGCGATGGGTGGCGGACCCGGCGCGGGTGCGGCCGGTCCTGGTGACCGGGCTCGCGCTGAACGTCGCCGGGCTCCTGCTGCTGAGCACGCTGGCGCCCGGCACCGCGCCGCTCGCCGTGCTCGGCTACTTCCTCGTCACCGGGATCGGCATCGGCATGGTCCCGATGGTCGCGCTGACGGCGGCGCAGAACGCGGTGCCGTCAGCGGACATCGGGGCCGCCAGCGCGGTGGTCACGTTCGCCCGCTCGATCGGTGCGGCCTTCGGGGTGGCCGTCTTCGGCACCCTGCTGGGCGACGACGTGGCCGGCCACATCGGCGGGGCGTTCCTCGCGATCGTCCCCGTGGTCGTGGTCGGCACCGTCCTCGCCACGCTGCTGAAGCGTCACTCACCGAACGCGGCGAACATCCCCGGTTCGTAG
- a CDS encoding aldehyde dehydrogenase: MITRNQLFVGGAWTTPSSTEPLDIVSPHDNSVLGRAVQALPADVDRAVAAARLAFDEGPWPRTAPAERIAVIRRLTALREQRAGEIAALISAENGSALWFTQAGQPGLTRQANAYLKAAEEFGWEETLEPSDPAAPFRSVVRREAVGVVAAVIPWNSPFSSALAKIIPALLAGNTVVLKVSPENTLSMSLLADLLAEAGLPEGVVSVLPADRETSEHLVKHPDIDKIAFTGSTRAGRRIASLAGEQLKRVSLELGGKSAVAFLPDADLGAAIQGVKFGSLLNNGESCIAQTRVLAPRSRYEEVVAGLKDLIESLPVGDPADEKTFIGPMIRRDQQQRVLDYVRTGVEEGARLVTGGAEVPAGLEAGNYVTPTLFADVDPSMRIAQEEIFGPVLVVLPYDDEDDAVRIANDSEYGLSGGVWSADPAHALAFARRIRTGTVTVNGAPIGFDGPFGGFKASGLGREYGAVGLGTYTEYKTITVPGKKDR, from the coding sequence GTGATCACCCGGAACCAGCTCTTCGTCGGCGGCGCGTGGACCACCCCGAGCAGCACGGAGCCGCTCGACATCGTTTCGCCGCACGACAACTCGGTGCTCGGCCGCGCGGTGCAGGCGCTGCCCGCCGACGTCGACCGGGCCGTCGCGGCCGCCCGGCTGGCCTTCGACGAGGGCCCGTGGCCGCGGACCGCGCCCGCGGAACGGATCGCCGTGATCCGGCGGCTGACCGCCCTGCGCGAGCAGCGCGCCGGCGAAATCGCGGCGCTCATCTCCGCGGAGAACGGCTCGGCGCTGTGGTTCACCCAGGCCGGTCAGCCCGGGCTGACCCGGCAGGCCAACGCCTACCTCAAGGCGGCCGAGGAGTTCGGCTGGGAGGAGACGCTCGAGCCGTCGGACCCCGCCGCGCCGTTCCGGTCGGTCGTGCGACGGGAGGCGGTCGGCGTGGTGGCCGCGGTCATCCCGTGGAACTCGCCGTTCTCCTCGGCCCTGGCCAAGATCATCCCCGCGCTGCTCGCCGGGAACACCGTCGTCCTCAAGGTTTCGCCCGAGAACACGCTCAGCATGAGCCTGCTCGCGGACCTGCTGGCGGAAGCCGGGCTGCCCGAGGGCGTCGTCAGCGTGCTGCCCGCGGACCGCGAAACCAGCGAGCACCTGGTGAAGCACCCGGACATCGACAAGATCGCGTTCACCGGATCGACCCGCGCCGGCCGCCGCATCGCGTCGCTGGCCGGCGAGCAGCTCAAGCGGGTCAGCCTCGAACTCGGCGGCAAGTCCGCCGTCGCGTTCCTGCCCGACGCCGACCTCGGCGCGGCGATCCAGGGCGTCAAGTTCGGTTCCCTGCTCAACAACGGCGAATCGTGCATCGCGCAGACGCGCGTCCTCGCGCCGCGCAGCCGCTACGAAGAGGTGGTCGCCGGGCTGAAGGACCTGATCGAATCGCTGCCGGTCGGCGACCCCGCCGACGAAAAGACGTTCATCGGGCCGATGATCCGCCGGGACCAGCAGCAGCGCGTGCTCGACTACGTCCGCACCGGCGTCGAGGAGGGCGCCCGGCTCGTCACCGGCGGCGCCGAGGTCCCGGCCGGGCTGGAAGCGGGCAACTACGTGACGCCCACGCTGTTCGCCGACGTCGACCCGTCGATGCGCATCGCGCAGGAGGAGATCTTCGGCCCGGTCCTGGTCGTCCTCCCCTACGACGACGAGGACGACGCGGTCCGCATCGCGAACGACTCCGAATACGGCCTCTCCGGCGGGGTGTGGTCGGCCGACCCGGCGCACGCGCTGGCCTTCGCGCGCCGCATCCGGACCGGCACCGTCACCGTCAACGGCGCGCCGATCGGCTTCGACGGCCCGTTCGGCGGCTTCAAGGCCAGTGGCCTCGGCCGCGAATACGGCGCTGTCGGGCTCGGCACCTACACCGAATACAAGACCATCACCGTTCCGGGAAAGAAAGACCGATGA